The following proteins are encoded in a genomic region of Gimesia algae:
- a CDS encoding outer membrane protein assembly factor BamB family protein has protein sequence MSGGFLDENEYVERSAQPANELDITDLLFVSFNSRVVALNRDTGTLLWSWKSPKGRSNYLAILVDEEQLFVSIDGYTYCLDPITGREIWFNPLKGHGYGIPSLATANFNTGSAAAAELIARELHRQQRDAH, from the coding sequence ATGAGCGGCGGTTTCCTGGATGAAAATGAGTATGTTGAGCGTTCAGCTCAGCCAGCGAACGAACTGGACATCACGGACCTGTTATTCGTCAGTTTCAATTCGAGAGTCGTCGCGCTCAACCGTGATACAGGTACCCTGCTCTGGTCCTGGAAATCCCCTAAAGGTCGTTCCAATTATCTCGCGATTCTCGTGGATGAAGAACAGCTCTTCGTCTCAATCGATGGATATACCTACTGCCTGGATCCCATTACCGGACGTGAAATCTGGTTTAATCCCCTTAAAGGGCACGGGTATGGAATTCCCAGCCTTGCAACCGCGAATTTCAATACCGGATCTGCGGCGGCGGCAGAGTTAATTGCCCGAGAACTGCATCGGCAACAGCGTGATGCACACTAA